A region of Thermogemmata fonticola DNA encodes the following proteins:
- a CDS encoding SDR family oxidoreductase has translation MGRVIVITGVTRGLGRALAEEFIAGGHVVAGCGRDAGRIAELQERYGTPHLLAAVDVQEEAAVRRWAGDVLARLGPPDLLINNAAVMARPAPLWQLPAEEFRRSFAVNVAGMFYVLQAFLPAMVERRRGVIVNLSSTWGRSTAPRVATYCATKYAVEGLTLALAQELPRGMAAIPLNPGIIDTDMLRSIWGANAGRYPKAEAWAKRAAPFLLQLSADDNGKSLTVP, from the coding sequence ATGGGACGTGTCATTGTCATCACGGGTGTGACGCGGGGTTTGGGCCGGGCGCTGGCGGAGGAGTTTATCGCCGGGGGCCATGTAGTCGCCGGCTGCGGGCGGGATGCGGGGCGGATCGCGGAGTTGCAGGAGCGTTACGGCACGCCCCATCTCTTGGCCGCGGTGGATGTGCAGGAAGAAGCCGCGGTGCGCCGCTGGGCCGGAGATGTCCTCGCCCGCCTCGGCCCGCCGGACCTGCTGATCAACAACGCCGCCGTGATGGCCCGCCCCGCTCCGCTCTGGCAGTTGCCTGCCGAGGAGTTCCGCCGCTCGTTTGCGGTCAACGTGGCCGGCATGTTCTATGTCTTGCAAGCGTTTTTGCCCGCGATGGTGGAACGGCGCCGCGGTGTTATCGTCAATCTGTCCAGTACCTGGGGCCGCAGCACTGCGCCGCGCGTCGCCACCTACTGCGCCACCAAGTATGCCGTGGAAGGACTCACGCTGGCCCTGGCTCAGGAACTGCCCCGCGGCATGGCGGCCATCCCCCTCAATCCTGGCATCATCGACACGGACATGCTGCGCTCGATCTGGGGTGCCAACGCCGGCCGCTATCCCAAGGCCGAAGCCTGGGCCAAACGCGCCGCTCCCTTCCTCCTGCAATTGTCTGCCGATGACAACGGCAAGTCCCTAACTGTGCCGTGA